A window of Candidatus Nezhaarchaeota archaeon genomic DNA:
GAGGATGACGTTAGTGCCATACTCCTCCTCAACCCCCCAAACATAAGCCTCCCTACCCAAGTCTCTAAGCTCCCTAGCTCTCCTATTTGCCCTCTCTACCATATCCCTCCTACGCCCGAAGTCTAAAGCACCAGTTGGGCACACGGACACGCAAGCCGGCGCTAGTTTTTTCTCGATTCTATCCATACACATCCAGCAATTAATAGGGACCCCCTTCTCCTTATAGGGGACCCTGGCTCCATAAGGACACGCCACGATACAGTACTGACAGCCAAAACACTTAGTAAAGTCTGTTAGGTTCACACCGTTACTCTGATAGATCGCATTCGTCGGGCAAACATACATACAGGGTGGCTCTACAC
This region includes:
- a CDS encoding 4Fe-4S binding protein; protein product: VEPPCMYVCPTNAIYQSNGVNLTDFTKCFGCQYCIVACPYGARVPYKEKGVPINCWMCMDRIEKKLAPACVSVCPTGALDFGRRRDMVERANRRARELRDLGREAYVWGVEEEYGTNVILVSDVSFEELGGFPEPEMRIPAPKALPKLLIERGGLAIFGGAALIFLSFVLWRRARIIKAKVKEIPRR